Proteins encoded together in one Amphiprion ocellaris isolate individual 3 ecotype Okinawa chromosome 14, ASM2253959v1, whole genome shotgun sequence window:
- the akap10 gene encoding A-kinase anchor protein 10, mitochondrial, translating into MSFFKRKAKSKEPERVTDAKVNRAPVSPHSPSLGLRNHHAIQEAAGPSHVAINAISANMDSFARGRTAILKKQPSHMEAAHFGDLGHSSVNYQPQETRSRLSKTVDQVLRDNVAMPHYMHFTELQGADHLVRFWLEAESFRSTSWSRVRAHSLNSVKHSSLAEPVPISPDVSELPQNPADPFARHNSSEGAMVPSERRDSSSTEAGLRPSTPRVETPSRQTPSRTGTPYKVQSNSTLRDLSDKLMKSIEKDAVTIFTKYISPDAVRPIPITEQIRNDIVAKICGEDGMVDPNCFVIAQSVVFAILEQQHFSEFLRSHHFCKYQIEVLTSGSVFLADILFCESALFYFSEYMEKEEAMNVLQFWLAADNFQNQLAAKKGQYDGQEAQNDAMILYDKYFSLQATNPLGFGDSVRMEIESNICREGGPLPDCFTTPLRQAWTTMEKVYMPGFLSSNLYYKYLSDLINSVRADEFVNVSTPGQGGPADNDRSSSNASEASQIQQGSRKAVIKILKNFDEAITVDVASLDPESLYQRPYAGKMTFGKVNELGQFIREAEPEPDVKKSKGSMFSQAMKKWVQGNSDEAQEEMAWQIAKMIVNDVVHQSNHDSPSKSTKL; encoded by the exons ATGTCGTTTTTCAAGAGGAAAG CTAAAAGCAAAGAACCTGAGAGAGTGACGGATGCTAAAGTCAATAGAG CTCCAGTCAGCCCTCACTCTCCATCACTAGGACTGAGGAACCACCATGCCATCCAGGAAGCTGCTGGGCCCAGCCATGTGGCCATCAACGCCATCTCTGCCAACATGGACTCCTTCGCCCGCGGTCGCACCGCCATACTCAAGAAGCAGCCAAGTCACATGGAGGCTGCACACTTTGGAGATCTTG GTCATTCCAGTGTGAACTATCAGCCCCAGGAGACCCGCTCTAGACTGTCCAAGACAGTAGACCAGGTGCTTCGGGACAATGTGGCGATGCCCCACTACATGCATTTCACGGAACTGCAAGGCGCTGACCACCTGGTTCGGTTCTGGTTGGAGGCTGAGAGTTTCCGTTCTACCAGCTGGTCGCGTGTCCGAGCGCACAGCCTCAACTCTGTCAAACACAGCTCCTTGGCTGAGCCGGTTCCCATCTCTCCAGATGTCTCAGAGCTCCCCCAAAATCCAGCCGATCCCTTCGCCCGGCACAATAGCAGTGAAGGTGCTATGGTGCCGTCTGAGCGGCGGGACTCCTCCAGCACAGAAGCAGGCCTGAGACCCAGTACGCCTCGAGTAGAAACTCCCAGCAGGCAGACACCCTCCAGAACAGGGACTCCCTACAAAGTGCAGTCAAACAGCACCCTGCGAGATCTCTCTGACAAACTCATGAAAA GTATAGAGAAGGATGCTGTCACCATCTTCACCAAGTACATCTCTCCAGATGCTGTGAGGCCCATTCCCATCACAGAAcagatcagaaatgacatagTTG CTAAAATATGTGGAGAAGATGGCATGGTGGACCCAAACTGCTTTGTCATTGCACAGTCGGTAGTCTTCGCCATCCTGGAACAACA GCACTTTAGTGAATTCCTGCGGAGCCATCATTTCTGTAAATACCAGATTGAAGTGTTGACTAGTGGCTCTGTGTTCCTGGCTGACATCTTGTTCTGTGAGTCAGCTCTCTTCTACTTCTCTGAG TACATGGAAAAGGAAGAGGCAATGAATGTACTGCAGTTCTGGTTGGCAGCAGACAACTTCCAGAACCAGCTAGCAGCTAAAAAGGGCCAGTATGACGGCCAGGAGGCTCAAAATGATGCCATGATCCTCTACGATAA GTATTTCTCACTCCAGGCCACCAACCCTCTGGGCTTCGGTGACTCTGTGCGGATGGAGATAGAGTCAAATATCTGCCGAGAGGGAGGGCCACTCCCCGACTGTTTCACCACTCCACTCAGACAGGCCTGGACAACCATGGAGAAG GTCTACATGCCAGGCTTCCTGTCTAGCAACCTTTACTACAAATACCTGAGTGACCTCATCAATTCTGTGCGGGCAGACGAGTTTGTGAATGTCAGCACTCCAGGTCAGGGCGGGCCCGCGGACAACGACCGCTCAAGTTCAAATGCCAGCGAGGCCTCTCAGATTCAG CAAGGTTCTAGAAAGGCAGTGATCAAGATTCTGAAAAACTTTGACGAGGCAATCACGGTGGACGTTGCCAGTCTGGACCCCGAGTCCCTGTACCAGCGACCGTACGCTGG AAAGATGACGTTTGGGAAGGTGAATGAGCTGGGCCAGTTTATCAGGGAGGCAGAGCCAGAGCCGGATGTGAAGAAATCCAAAG GTTCCATGTTTTCTCAAGCCATGAAGAAATGGGTCCAAGGCAACTCAGATGAG GCCCAGGAGGAGATGGCGTGGCAGATTGCCAAGATGATTGTCAACGATGTTGTCCACCAGTCAAACCATGACAGCCCCAGCAAGAGCACCAAG ttaTGA